AAGAATCTCAAGTTGATCTCTTCATCCGTGTTTCATCCGTGTCAATCAGTGGCTGAATCTCATTCATTTCAGCCCGCATCGCGAATGGAGGATCGATCATGAAATGCGCTTATGTGACACAGCCTGGGCCGCCGGAGAGTCTGATTTATGGCGACCAGCCCGATCCGGTTGTGCAGGCCCATCAAGTGCTGGTGAAGGTCAGCGTGTCGGCGATCAACCCGATCGACACATACATTCGCGCAGGCTCGATTCCGATGCCCGTCGAGTTCCCCTACACGCCGGGCTGCGATCTCGCCGGAACAGTGATCGCGATCGGAGAAAACGTCTCGCGATTCCGCGTCGGCGACCGGGTCTGGGGAACGAATCAAGGTCTCTTCAAACGCCAGGGGACGATGGCGGAACTGGCGGCAGTCGATGAAGGCTGGCTGTACCATACCCCGGAAGGCATGAGCGACGAAGACGCTGCTGCCGGCGCGCTGACAGGCATCACATCCCATCTGGGATTGTTTCGCGACGCCCAGCTAAAAGCAGGCGAATGGGTGTTTGTGAACGGCGGCACTGGCGGGGTCGGCTCGATGGTTCTGCAACTCGCCAAAGCAGCAGGGGCTCGAGTCGTCACGACCGCCGGGTCCGAAGCCAAGCGGCAACTTTGCCTGGAACTGGGTGCAGACGTAGCGCTCGACTACAAATCCACGACACTTGACGACGAGATCAAGGCCGCCACAGCCGTCAACGGCGGCATCGATGTGTGGTGGGAAACGCAACGCGAGCCAAACATCACGCGGACGATCGGCTTGATGAAACGCCGCGGACGGATCGTCGTCATGGCCGGACGTCAGGCACAACTGCAATTCACGCTGGGGCCGTTCTACACGAATGATCTCCAACTGCTGGGCTTCGCGATGTTCAATGCCTCGCCTGACGAGCAACGTCGCTCTGCCGACGACCTGAATGAATGGTACACGCAAGGCCGCTGGAAGCCGCTGATCGGCGCCCGATTCCCCCTCATCGAAGCCGCCGCCGCCCACCGCCTGCAAGAAGAAAACACCCTCGGCCAGAAACACACGCTGACAGGCAAAGTCCTGGTCACCATCGGATAGCGGTCAGCCATCAGCATTCAGCCATCAGCAATTTCTGGCTCTGGACTCTAGACACTGGACACTCGACTCTCCCATGAACGTTCCTGAATTTATGAACGCCAAGGCACAGGGCCGCAAGCTCTCTGTGCTGACCGCTTATGACTGCCTGTGGGCTGCGATGCTCGATGAAGCCGGTATCGATGCCCTGCTCGTCGGCGACTCGATGGGCATGGTCTTTCAGGGCCAGACCAGCACCCTCCCCGTCACGCTCGAGCAGATGATTTATCACGGCGAGATCGTCTGCCGGGCGACAAAAAAGGCGCTGGTCATCGTTGATCTTCCGTTCATGTCGTATCAGGTCAGCAGCCGTCAAGCGGTTCGCAATGCAGGCAAGGTGCTGAAGGAAACCGGCTGCGGGGCGGTCAAGCTGGAGGGGGGCGTGCAGCAGGCGAAGACCATCGAACGGCTCGCTGCCTGCGACTTGCCGGTGATGGCCCATGTCGGCATGCGACCGCAGTCGGTGCGAAAACTCGGCAAAATGTCGGCCGTGCAGCGGGATGAAAAACAGTTGCTGGCCGACGCCGTCGCCGCCGAACGCTCCGGCGCCTTCGCGATTGTGCTGGAATTGATTCCCGCAGCCATTGCCCAGCGAATTACCGAAACGCTCACGATCCCCACGATTGGCATCGGCGCCGGCCCCCACTGCGACGGCCAGGTGCTGGTGACCCCCGACATGTTCGGCCTGACAGGCTTCAAGCCAAAATTCATGAAGTTGTATGCCGACCTGAAATCGAGCATCATCGACGGTGCAAAACGCTATGCTGAAGACATTCGGAAAGGGGAGTTCCCGACCGAGCAGCATAGTCACTGAGTGCGTTGAGAGTTTAGGGTTGAGCGTTGAGGGGGGAAGAGTCGAGAGTCTGATGCCAGAAAATACTGATGGCTGATTGCTGACCGCTATCCACTACGGGCGATGACAGGGGACCGGGCCGGTGGCGTTACAACGACGCGAATTCTTGAAATCCGCCGCTGCGGCGGCAACGTTGACCGCTGGCTGGCGGCCACAGCCGCTGATGGCATCCTCAGGCACTCGGCCAGCTTGCCCGTTCCGGTTGCTGTACAGCAACGACCTCACCAACACGCTCAGTTGCGTCAGTCCCTGGCATGCAAAAGACCAGCCGTTCACTCCGGGCATGTTGCAGGCGAGCGTCGATGAAGCTCAAGGGGTCGACGTTCACATGCTGCAGCCCGGCCTGTGCTGGGTTCCGCTCTGGAAGTCCGAGACGTACCCGCTCGCCGAACATGCCGCCTGGCTGCAGGAGAAATACGGTCTCACGCCCGACCCATTCGCGCAGTCGGTTCTCGCAGGAAACGATTTGCTGCAGGTCTTCGTTGACCGCTGTCGGCAGCAGGGGCAAGCGCCGTTCATTTCATTCCGTCTGAACGACGGTCATCACAAGGAATGGGTCAACACCCCCAAAGGGGATTACATCGCCACGTCGGCTGCGCAGGGGATCACCCGCTTCTACGCCGAGCATCCCGAGTACCGCATCGGCCCGGACATCAAAGACTGGTCTGAACGGGTCTGGAACTGGGCGATCCCGGAAGTCCGCGCTCATCGCCTCGCCTATCTGCGGGAACTCTGTACGCAGTACGACATCGACGGCCTCGAACTCGATTTCCTCCGGCAATACAGCCTGTTCGACCTGAAGAAAACAACCGCCGACCAGCGTCGTCAGATCATGGTCGAATTCGTCAGCGATGTACGTCGGCTTCTTAACGAAACCGCCAAGGCCGGCCAGCGCAGATGGCTGTGCGTCCGAGTTCCCTGCTATGTCGACGTCTTTGACGCCCTGGGAATCGACCTGCCGGCGTTCTGGCATGCCGGAGTTGACATGGTGAACGCGTCGTCGCATTACTTCACAACGCAGCAGCAGGATCTGACGAGTATTCGCGAACAGGTTCCCGAGGCGTCGCTCTATTTCGAGATGTGCCATTCAACCTGGAACGGCGCGCGGCTGACCGAAGGCTACGACTCGTTCGAGTTTCGCCGCACGACGAAGGAACAGTTTCTGTCGACGGCTCATCTGGCGTATGCCTGCGGCGCTCAAGGGGTGAGCCTGTTCAATTTCGCTTATTTCCGTGAGCATGGCGGCGCTGGCCGCGGACCGTTTCACGAACCGCCATTCGAACTGCTCAAGGTGCTGCGCGATCCCGCTGCGGTGTCGCTGCAGCCGCAACACTGGTTCATCGCCCAGGGATGGCGCGGGCCAGGCATGAAACCGACCCCCATCCCCAAACGGCTCCGCTCCGGGCAATCAGCAACATTCGTATTAGATCTCGCGCCTCCAGGCGGAGTCTGGCACGAAGGGGGACGACTTCGAATTCAGACGCAGCAGTCCTTGGGAGCGAGTCTTTGGCAAGCGAAGTTGAACGGAGTTGTGCTGTCGCCTGACACTGCTGTTGCAGAACCGTACGCCAATCCCGACCCCGGACTGCTCGGCCAACCCGGTGAACTCCGCGCCTGGCGAGTGCCCGCAGCGATCCTTCGCGCCGGAAAGAACGAATTAACAGTCACCTACGTTGACCAGCCCAATGCCCAGGCGGTGAATATCGTTTTCGTGGACCTCGCAGCGCATTGAGAAATGAACTCTCCGTTGGCATCAATCTGTTCGTCCCTGATCTAAACTGATCGCGGCGAACTCACCCGCAACGTTTTTGCGATTTTCTACCCACTGCCAACGATTCACCATCCACTCTCCCAACTCATGAAGAAAAAACGCGACTGGTTTCTGCCGGGGATGGTGCTGGCGGTGTTTCTCGCCTGGCTGTTCCCTCAGCCAGGGGCCGATGGGGGCTGGCTGCATCCGGAACTGATCACCAGCGGCGGCGTGGCGCTGATCTTCTTTCTGCATGGCGTGGCACTCTCGTTTGCGGCCCTGCGCTCCGGCATGTTGCTGTGGAAACTGCATCTCGTCGTACAAGGCTGCGTGTTTCTGCTGTTCCCACTGATCGGACTGGGATTGTACGCGGCGACTGCGCACGCGCTCCCTGATGACTTACGGGTCGGATTTCTCTATCTCTGTGCACTGCCGTCGACCGTCTCGTCTTCCGTCGCCTTAACGGCGGCCGCGCATGGCAATGTGCCTGCGGCGGTCTTCAACGCCACAATTTCCAGTCTGCTGGGAGTCGTCCTGACGCCGTTGTGGATGAGTACGGTTGCCGAGATCGCAAGTTCGCAGGGATCGTTGGGGAAGGTCGTCCTGAATCTCTGCTTCTGGCTGGTGCTGCCGCTCATTGTCGGACAACTTTCCCGCCCCTGGCTCGGCAATTGGGCTGCGCGGCACAAGCCGTTCATCAACACGGTGGACCGCGGGACGATCCTGCTGCTGGTTTACACGTCGTTTTGCGATTCGTTCGTCCTGGGAGTCTGGACCCAACACGGCCTGACAGCTGTGCTCGCGACCATCGTCCTCACCACTCTGCTCTTCTGGCTGGTCTTCTGGACCGTCGGCGCGATCTGCACAGCGCTGAAATTCAATCGCGAAGACCGCATCGCCACGCTGTTCTGCGGTTCGAAGAAATCGCTGGCGACCGGCGTGCCGATGGCCCAACTGATGTTCGGCTCTGATCCCGGACTGGGGTTAATTTTGCTGCCGATCATGGTCTACCACCCGTTGCAACTGGTGATCTGCGGAGTCCTGGCCGGTCGCTGGGCAAAAGAACATCACACCCCCGCCCCGCCTCTCGGCGAAATCCTGGCCGCAGCCGAACCCTCGCCGTCGATTCCGGATGAGAATTGAAACGCAACGAGCGTTGAGCTCTCGGAGAAATTGAAGATGAAACCACGAATCAGACAAATTACACGAATGGGATTAGTGGAGTCACGCAGTCGGCTGAGGGTGATCTTCAGGCAAGGCTGTCGAATCCGATGACGTATTCGTGGAATTCGTGGTTTCCTCCTTCTCCTCTCCGAACTCCGCGCCCTCTGCGTTTCAAAATCTTCCCCTACTCCCGTTCCATCTCCGGGCGATATTTCCCCTCTCGTGCCGCTGCACAGCAACGGGCGCGTTTGACCAATGCCGCCTGAGCGGCAGGGATATTGGCTGGGTTCCCTTTCCAGGCGTCCATCGCATCCTGATGCAACGCTCGGGAGAACGAATAGGTGAGTGCCCAGGGGAGTTTGCCGTCGCATCGGACATGCATGGCGTTGAGTCGCGCTGCGGCCAGTTCGCTTGGCTGGCCGCCCGAGAGAAACGCAACGCCCTGCACAGCGGCCGGAACAGTTCGCAGCAGACAGGTGACAGTCCCTTCGGCCACTTCGTCCAAGCCGTCTTGTTTCGGACAATCCAGTCCTGGCAGCACCATGTTCGGCTTCAAGATTAACCCTTCGAGCAGCACGCGTTGCTCGACCAGTTCATCAAACAGGGCGTGCAGTGCCCGTTGGGTTGCAGCGAAACACTCCTGCAGGGAATGCGAACCGTCCATCAGGACTTCCGGCTCAACAATCGGGACGATGCCTGCTTCCTGACACAGCGCGGCGTACCTGGCCAGCGCATGTGCATTCACATGCAGGCAGCCGTCGGTCGGCAGTCCGTCTCCAATCGCAATGACCGCACGCCATTTGGCGAACCGTGCCCCGAGTTTGAAATAGTCTTGCAGCCGTTCGCGCAGGCCGTCGAGTCCTTCGGTCACTTTCTCGCCAGGGAAAGCTGGCAGGTCTTTCGCCCCCTCATCCACTTTAATACCCGGGATGATGCCGGCCTTGTTGAGTAGGTCGACGAACCGGACGCCGCCCACGCTACTTTGGCGAATCGTTTCATCAAACAGAATCGCCCCGCTGATCCAGTTCCCCAGGTTCGGCGTGGTGACAATCAGTTCCCGGTAACTTCGCCGCGCCTCTTCTGTCTGTGGAATGCCGAGCTTGGCAAATCGCTTATGACATGTGGGATTGCTCTCATCCATGGCAATCAGCCCCTTGCCAGGCGCCATCATCGCCTGAGCGGTCTTCACGAGCAGTTCACTCATCGCAGCTCTCCTTGACCAGATTTTGGCAGCAGTTTGATTCGTGTGCTTTCAGTTCAGTATGAACGAAAAGTTGCATTCGTGGAACTTGTCGGAAGAATTTGAAACGCAGAGTTCGCCGAGGCCGCGGAGAAAAGCAGATAGGAAGAGAAAGGCGGCATCTGGAATTCCTTTGCGGTTTTAGCGCCTTGGCGTGAGACTCCTTATTACCTTCATCCTATTCCGACTCTGCGATCTCCGCGGCCTCGGCGTTTCAAACTCTCCTCCGGCTCAATCGCCCACCCAGAGTTGAATTTCCCCACTCCGCACCAGCACAATGGCGGGACGAGAAACGTCTTTGCGACGCCGATGTCCATTCGCGGGGGATTTTGATGAAGCGCTGGGGAATACTGCTGTGCGTCTGCCTGATCTCGGCAGGCTCGGTTTCCGCTTTACAGGCGGCCGAGGAATATGACCTTGTCATCTATGGCGGCACCAGCGCAGGCGTCATTGCCGCGGTGCAGGCGAAGAAGATGGGCAAGTCTGTGATTGTCGTCGGCCCCGATGTCCATCTTGGCGGACTGAGCGCGGGAGGGCTCGGGTATACCGATTCTGGCCGCAAGGAAGCCATCGGCGGGCTCAGCCGCGATTTCTACCACCGCGTCTGGAAACACTACCAGGACGATTCCGCCTGGAAGTGGGAGCCGAAGAAACCGTTCAAGAGCCAGGGGCCTGAAGAACAAGCCGCAAAACTGCCTGCCATGTGGGTCTTCGAACCGCATGTGGCCGAGAAGATCTACGAAGACTACGTCAAGGAATTCAACATTCCCGTCGTCCGCAACGAATACCTCGACCGCAAGTCAGGCGTGACCAAGGACGGCGACCGCATCACGTCGATCAAGATGCTCAGCGGCAAGACCTACGCCGGAAAAATGTTCATCGATGCGACGTATGAAGGGGATCTCATGGCCGCCGCTGGTGTGAAGTATCACGTCGGCCGCGAAGCGAACAGCGTCTATGGCGAAACCTTTAACGGCGTGCAGACGGAAGCGCCGCGACACGGCCATCACTTCAAAATGCAGATCTCGCCCTATGTGATTCCCGGCGACCCGAAGAGCGGGTTGCTGCCGCGCATCAGTACCGAACCGCCGGGCGAGCCAGGAGCAGGCGACCACCGCGTACAGGCCTACTGCTACCGGATGTGCCTGACCAACAAGGACGAGAATCGCGTTGCGTTCCCCAAACCGGCCGGCTACGACCCGAAGCAGTATGAGCTGCTGGTGCGTGTGCTGGAAACCGGCTGGCGCGAAGCCTTCAACAAGTTCGATGCGATTCCCAACGCCAAGACCGACACCAACAATCACGGCCCCTTCAGCTTCGACAACATTGGCTACAACTACGACTATCCGGAAGCGAGCTATGAACGCCGCAAGGAAATCCTGGCCGAGCACACGACCTACCAGCAGGGTTTGTTGTACTTCCTGGCGAACGATCCCCGCGTCCCGCAGGATGTTCGCGACAAAATGAGCAAATGGGGCCTGCCGAAAGACGAATTCCAGGACAACGGCAACTGGTCGCACCAGATCTACGTCCGCGAAGCTCGCCGAATGAAAGGGGTCTATGTGATGACCCAGGACGACTGCCAGGACCGCATCGCGACGCCCAATTCCGTCGGCATGGGATCCTACAACATGGACTCCCACAACACGCAGCGGTATGTGACTCCGGAAGGATTCGTGCAGAACGAAGGTGACGTGCAGGAACGGCTCGCCAAGTCGTACGAAATTGCCTACGGCTCGATCACACCCAAGGCAGGCGAAGTTGCCAACCTGCTCGTACCGGTTTGCTGCTCCAGCAGCCACATCGCGTACGGCTCGATTCGCATGGAACCGGTGTTCATGATTCTCGGCCAGTCCGCCGCGACGGCCGCGGCCATGGCCATCGACAAGCAGCTTCCCGTGCAGTCGGTGCCCTACGACGAACTCGCAGCACAGCTCAAGAAAGACGGCCAGGTCCTCGAACTGGAAGATCCAGACGCCGCCGCCCTCAAGAAAATTTCAGGCGTGGTAGTTGATGACGAATATGCCGAGTACGTTGGCGAATGGTCGACCAGTTCCTCAATTCAGCCCTTCATCGGCCCCGGTTACCGTCACGACGGCAATCAGAACAAAGGAACTTCGACGGCGAAGTTCTCAGCCAAGCTGAAGCCCGGCCGTTATGACGTCCGGATCGCTTATGTTCCGAACCGTACACGGGCCAGCAATGTGCCGGTCACAATCGAACATGCCGGCGGCAAAACGAGCCAGAAAGTCGATGAACGAGCTCCCATCCCGAGCGGTGAAATCGACGCCAGCCTGGGGATCTTTGAGTTCGGCGACACCGGCGCGGTCACCGTGTCGAATGCCGGTACCGACAACTTTGTGGTCGTCGATCTCGTGCGGTTCGTGCCAGTCGACTGAATAAGGTGTTGCTGTCTCTGGGAGGGCGAAGCTCCTGCTGAGCCGCAGACGAGATCACGCCTTCCCTGGATGGCGGCTCGGCAGGAGCCTCGCCCTCCCATTTTCGAATCCATCCTCACTCAGAGCAACGAAATTGACCATGAGCGAAGGCGCCAGTAGCCGCATTGGCCGCTTGCTCGAACAGGCCCGTGACGGCGATGTCGCCGCGCGGGACCAGCTCTTTCAAAGCTGCCGCAACTATGTGGCCGTGATCGCCCGCGCTCAGGTCGAAAGCTGGATGCGAGCCAAAGTCGACGCGTCCGACCTCGTACAGCAAACGATGCTCGAAGCACATCGCGGGTTCGACGAATTCAAGGGCTGCAACGAAGCGGAATGGCTCGCCTGGCTGAAGCAGATTCTCGGCCACAACACCCAGGATTTCATTCGCCGTTACCGCACTGCAAAGCGTCAAGCCGGACTCGAAGTTCCCGCTGTGGGGACGGAGTCGACGTTCGATCCGATCGGAGAATTCGCCGCCGCGAGCATGACGACCCCCAGTCAGGTGCTCATGGCGCACGAACGCGAACTCGCGGTCGCCGACGCGATTGCGCAGCTTTCCGAAGACCACCAAACAGTGTTGCAGCTTCGCAGCCTGCAGCGGCTGCCGTTT
This genomic interval from Planctomicrobium piriforme contains the following:
- a CDS encoding NADPH:quinone reductase, whose amino-acid sequence is MKCAYVTQPGPPESLIYGDQPDPVVQAHQVLVKVSVSAINPIDTYIRAGSIPMPVEFPYTPGCDLAGTVIAIGENVSRFRVGDRVWGTNQGLFKRQGTMAELAAVDEGWLYHTPEGMSDEDAAAGALTGITSHLGLFRDAQLKAGEWVFVNGGTGGVGSMVLQLAKAAGARVVTTAGSEAKRQLCLELGADVALDYKSTTLDDEIKAATAVNGGIDVWWETQREPNITRTIGLMKRRGRIVVMAGRQAQLQFTLGPFYTNDLQLLGFAMFNASPDEQRRSADDLNEWYTQGRWKPLIGARFPLIEAAAAHRLQEENTLGQKHTLTGKVLVTIG
- a CDS encoding FAD-dependent oxidoreductase, encoding MKRWGILLCVCLISAGSVSALQAAEEYDLVIYGGTSAGVIAAVQAKKMGKSVIVVGPDVHLGGLSAGGLGYTDSGRKEAIGGLSRDFYHRVWKHYQDDSAWKWEPKKPFKSQGPEEQAAKLPAMWVFEPHVAEKIYEDYVKEFNIPVVRNEYLDRKSGVTKDGDRITSIKMLSGKTYAGKMFIDATYEGDLMAAAGVKYHVGREANSVYGETFNGVQTEAPRHGHHFKMQISPYVIPGDPKSGLLPRISTEPPGEPGAGDHRVQAYCYRMCLTNKDENRVAFPKPAGYDPKQYELLVRVLETGWREAFNKFDAIPNAKTDTNNHGPFSFDNIGYNYDYPEASYERRKEILAEHTTYQQGLLYFLANDPRVPQDVRDKMSKWGLPKDEFQDNGNWSHQIYVREARRMKGVYVMTQDDCQDRIATPNSVGMGSYNMDSHNTQRYVTPEGFVQNEGDVQERLAKSYEIAYGSITPKAGEVANLLVPVCCSSSHIAYGSIRMEPVFMILGQSAATAAAMAIDKQLPVQSVPYDELAAQLKKDGQVLELEDPDAAALKKISGVVVDDEYAEYVGEWSTSSSIQPFIGPGYRHDGNQNKGTSTAKFSAKLKPGRYDVRIAYVPNRTRASNVPVTIEHAGGKTSQKVDERAPIPSGEIDASLGIFEFGDTGAVTVSNAGTDNFVVVDLVRFVPVD
- a CDS encoding class I fructose-bisphosphate aldolase, whose amino-acid sequence is MSELLVKTAQAMMAPGKGLIAMDESNPTCHKRFAKLGIPQTEEARRSYRELIVTTPNLGNWISGAILFDETIRQSSVGGVRFVDLLNKAGIIPGIKVDEGAKDLPAFPGEKVTEGLDGLRERLQDYFKLGARFAKWRAVIAIGDGLPTDGCLHVNAHALARYAALCQEAGIVPIVEPEVLMDGSHSLQECFAATQRALHALFDELVEQRVLLEGLILKPNMVLPGLDCPKQDGLDEVAEGTVTCLLRTVPAAVQGVAFLSGGQPSELAAARLNAMHVRCDGKLPWALTYSFSRALHQDAMDAWKGNPANIPAAQAALVKRARCCAAAREGKYRPEMERE
- a CDS encoding sigma-70 family RNA polymerase sigma factor; the protein is MSEGASSRIGRLLEQARDGDVAARDQLFQSCRNYVAVIARAQVESWMRAKVDASDLVQQTMLEAHRGFDEFKGCNEAEWLAWLKQILGHNTQDFIRRYRTAKRQAGLEVPAVGTESTFDPIGEFAAASMTTPSQVLMAHERELAVADAIAQLSEDHQTVLQLRSLQRLPFDEVAQRMNRSRPAVQMLWMRAVQKLEETLHEADQS
- a CDS encoding bile acid:sodium symporter family protein encodes the protein MKKKRDWFLPGMVLAVFLAWLFPQPGADGGWLHPELITSGGVALIFFLHGVALSFAALRSGMLLWKLHLVVQGCVFLLFPLIGLGLYAATAHALPDDLRVGFLYLCALPSTVSSSVALTAAAHGNVPAAVFNATISSLLGVVLTPLWMSTVAEIASSQGSLGKVVLNLCFWLVLPLIVGQLSRPWLGNWAARHKPFINTVDRGTILLLVYTSFCDSFVLGVWTQHGLTAVLATIVLTTLLFWLVFWTVGAICTALKFNREDRIATLFCGSKKSLATGVPMAQLMFGSDPGLGLILLPIMVYHPLQLVICGVLAGRWAKEHHTPAPPLGEILAAAEPSPSIPDEN
- the panB gene encoding 3-methyl-2-oxobutanoate hydroxymethyltransferase, encoding MNVPEFMNAKAQGRKLSVLTAYDCLWAAMLDEAGIDALLVGDSMGMVFQGQTSTLPVTLEQMIYHGEIVCRATKKALVIVDLPFMSYQVSSRQAVRNAGKVLKETGCGAVKLEGGVQQAKTIERLAACDLPVMAHVGMRPQSVRKLGKMSAVQRDEKQLLADAVAAERSGAFAIVLELIPAAIAQRITETLTIPTIGIGAGPHCDGQVLVTPDMFGLTGFKPKFMKLYADLKSSIIDGAKRYAEDIRKGEFPTEQHSH